One segment of Polyangiaceae bacterium DNA contains the following:
- a CDS encoding protein kinase codes for MSEIRCPQCATSCDPVHRFCHICGFPISEAVSRADDPLIGTTLPGGYVILDLLGVGGMGRVYRAEQKALGRTVAVKIIHPYLLGDESASVRFITEARAASRLNHPNIVSVFDFGKSDNQLYLVMEYLRGRDLARVDYEDGPLPFKRIVDVMMQVLAGLGEAHELGIIHRDLKPENIVLEPMRKAGDFVKVVDFGLAKMRELPSSHITSPGIVCGTPDYMSPEQGRGDPIDGRSDLYTCGVLLFQLLTGRLPFEAESPTQVVLMHLTLPPPNPSVIAPTRRIPQALVNITLKALEKDVNKRYQTADQFAADLRTVFAENEAAPISMPLGDAGIQCRSCSTMVPRGQKFCGECGERVLAPAPASQPRSAKKPAGSGRTRAPSPAPSQVPEFPLRFVGRERDLDWLGARRFGMENSLVAASIVAEPGTGATRLLEEFLQRNAESGDVVVKMTPDPWGADVGYHALRTAITRLAGLPEGGGEVSDWRGATPEARAGLMAVFGKNDLPPPPSSTKVWSKPTLGAVLPDDRRFTAAEALRWAIMRANERHRGRLVILAIDDFHAVDGASRNAIADVVAEPPMHSLLLIATHAPEFDAAWIGPTLKLKGIPATLLMHIAAPVLSYRTDITEETLLSPLYVDQALRFSVEGGTNPPLQLADLIAQRIERLPLEARRVLQAVSVLGDDAGLDDIGRILQDSQEVSALLTKLKDAGLVKQDLGSFRAAHPMIREITLATTPVAVRRDLHARALVDREGDPLPFPIEVRALHAQHAQDSLEALMLLEQVADRANERGDREGAVLALRRGLELARREMFRGELDEPEKAVLIFSRKLGEVLATSGALTDADGVLREALDLAGPAGVERAWLLGVLAHVAHKRDRAKDAVMFYAQALENARAHGASDLVASLEKMRRDWAAV; via the coding sequence GTGTCGGAGATTCGCTGCCCCCAATGCGCAACCTCGTGTGATCCGGTACATCGATTTTGTCATATCTGCGGCTTTCCTATCTCCGAAGCTGTCTCGCGCGCCGACGATCCACTGATCGGCACCACATTGCCCGGCGGCTACGTCATCCTCGACCTGCTCGGCGTCGGCGGCATGGGCCGCGTGTATCGCGCTGAGCAGAAAGCCCTCGGACGCACCGTCGCCGTCAAGATCATCCATCCCTATTTGCTCGGTGACGAAAGCGCATCCGTTCGTTTTATTACGGAAGCTCGCGCCGCCAGCAGGCTCAACCATCCGAACATCGTTAGTGTCTTCGACTTCGGTAAGAGTGACAACCAACTCTACCTCGTGATGGAGTACTTGCGTGGGCGGGACTTGGCGCGGGTCGATTACGAGGATGGGCCTCTGCCGTTCAAGCGCATCGTCGATGTCATGATGCAGGTGCTCGCGGGTCTTGGGGAAGCGCACGAGCTTGGAATCATTCATCGGGATCTCAAGCCGGAGAACATCGTGCTCGAGCCGATGCGCAAGGCGGGCGATTTCGTCAAGGTCGTCGATTTTGGCTTGGCAAAAATGCGCGAATTGCCGAGCTCGCACATCACGAGTCCGGGGATTGTGTGCGGAACGCCCGATTACATGTCACCCGAGCAAGGCCGTGGTGATCCCATCGATGGGCGGAGCGACCTATATACTTGTGGCGTATTGCTTTTTCAGCTTTTGACGGGACGGCTTCCCTTCGAGGCGGAATCGCCGACCCAAGTGGTGCTCATGCACCTCACGTTGCCACCGCCAAACCCGTCGGTCATAGCACCCACGAGGCGCATTCCTCAGGCGCTCGTGAACATTACGCTGAAAGCGCTCGAAAAGGACGTCAACAAGCGGTACCAAACGGCGGACCAATTCGCAGCCGATTTACGCACGGTATTCGCCGAAAATGAAGCTGCGCCCATATCGATGCCCTTGGGTGATGCGGGCATTCAATGCCGATCGTGCAGCACCATGGTCCCTCGAGGGCAAAAGTTTTGCGGAGAATGTGGCGAGCGGGTTCTTGCGCCTGCGCCCGCCTCGCAGCCCCGGTCGGCCAAAAAGCCCGCAGGATCGGGCCGTACGCGAGCGCCATCGCCGGCACCATCCCAAGTGCCCGAATTTCCGCTCAGGTTCGTTGGACGCGAACGCGACCTCGATTGGCTCGGAGCGCGGCGGTTTGGCATGGAAAACTCGCTCGTCGCTGCGAGCATCGTGGCCGAGCCTGGCACCGGCGCGACGAGGCTGCTCGAAGAGTTCTTGCAAAGGAATGCCGAATCGGGCGACGTCGTGGTCAAAATGACCCCGGATCCATGGGGAGCCGACGTGGGTTATCATGCTCTCCGTACCGCCATTACGCGTCTTGCGGGATTGCCCGAAGGTGGCGGCGAGGTCTCCGATTGGCGCGGCGCCACTCCGGAAGCTCGCGCTGGCCTCATGGCCGTATTCGGGAAAAACGATCTTCCGCCGCCTCCGTCCAGCACCAAGGTCTGGTCGAAGCCGACGCTCGGTGCAGTTTTACCGGACGATCGACGTTTCACGGCCGCCGAAGCCTTGCGATGGGCCATCATGCGGGCCAACGAGCGCCATCGGGGGCGCCTCGTCATTCTCGCGATCGATGACTTCCATGCCGTCGATGGTGCCAGTCGCAATGCAATCGCCGATGTCGTTGCCGAGCCGCCGATGCATTCGCTGCTCCTCATTGCCACGCACGCACCCGAATTCGACGCCGCGTGGATTGGTCCCACGCTGAAGCTCAAAGGAATACCCGCGACGCTCCTCATGCACATTGCAGCGCCCGTCTTGTCGTACCGTACCGACATCACGGAAGAAACGCTGCTATCTCCGCTCTACGTCGATCAAGCATTGCGGTTTTCGGTGGAAGGTGGCACCAATCCACCCCTGCAGCTCGCCGACCTCATCGCGCAGCGTATCGAACGATTGCCGCTCGAAGCGAGGCGCGTGCTCCAAGCCGTTTCGGTGCTCGGTGACGACGCGGGCCTCGACGATATCGGCCGCATCTTGCAAGACAGCCAAGAAGTTTCGGCATTGCTCACGAAACTCAAAGACGCCGGGCTCGTCAAGCAGGACCTCGGCAGTTTCCGCGCGGCGCACCCCATGATTCGTGAAATTACTTTGGCCACGACGCCCGTCGCCGTGCGTCGCGATTTGCACGCCCGTGCGCTCGTCGATCGCGAGGGCGATCCATTGCCATTTCCCATCGAAGTCCGAGCGCTCCACGCGCAGCACGCGCAAGATTCGCTCGAAGCGCTCATGCTGCTCGAACAGGTCGCCGACAGGGCCAACGAACGCGGCGATCGCGAAGGGGCCGTTCTCGCGCTTCGCCGGGGTCTCGAGCTCGCACGCCGCGAAATGTTTCGAGGTGAGCTCGACGAGCCGGAAAAAGCCGTCCTCATTTTCAGCCGCAAGCTCGGCGAAGTGCTCGCAACGTCGGGCGCATTGACCGATGCGGACGGTGTCCTCCGCGAGGCGCTCGATCTTGCAGGCCCTGCGGGCGTCGAACGTGCATGGCTGCTCGGCGTCTTGGCGCATGTTGCGCACAAACGCGACCGTGCCAAAGATGCCGTGATGTTCTACGCTCAGGCTCTCGAAAATGCGAGAGCGCACGGGGCCTCTGATCTCGTCGCGTCTCTCGAAAAAATGCGAAGAGATTGGGCTGCCGTGTGA
- a CDS encoding protein kinase, giving the protein MLGAALVGERFELLETAGSGGMGTVYRAIDHATGSVVAVKVLRDSGPESISRFAQEARVLGEVEHPHVVRYVMHGISSAGEPFLVMEWLEGQSLAERLKQKPLSIEETVDLGRRVASALGAAHSRGYVHRDIKPTNLFLVNGEVARVKLLDFGIARLDRVTTALTKTGMLIGTPGYMAPEQAKGERGGIDARADIFSLGCVLFECLTGQPAFHGMHVIALLAKLLMEEPPRVRELCPDVPQPLDDLIGRMLSKEPERRPADGSAVFTALDRLGSWDAMAISHRPVHPDSLTHAEKRLVSVVAVVPSTAEHVEESGVTLGSMPIPGKLLAEVRRAAQPFGAKLEEIANGMLIALLVGTGPATDQAAVAARCALRMRLLLPNSPIVLLTGRGESTGRLPVGEIFENAVSLLEKVQTADIEGMICIDDVTRALLDVRFDVVEAHGSIVLQGEQDVGAEARTLLGKPSPFVGRDRELRNLLEIVDEAIDEQRARAALVTAEAGGGKSRLRYEFLKRLKSAHPDMVVSTGRGDSIGAGSAFALLGSAFRSALGITADEPLECRRNKLESAVRPYLGADDSKRVVGFLGEMIGIPFADENDPRVRAARQNPSIMADQIQSAYVDLVRAVVASHPVLVVLEDLHWGDGPSIKLLDAALRELSDKPFVVVAFARPEVRDIFPRLWAGREMQLMTLGGLPKRGAESLVRSMLGDAADAQTMATIVERAGGNAFYLEELIRAVNESRRQTFPETVLGMVETRISAIDPEARRTLRAASVFGKTFWNGGLHELLRDQLAGDATAHIKQLLDQELIVRRGSSRFSGEIEYEIRHALVREGAYAMLTDRDRALGHELAGDWLVHVGEQDPMVLAEHFERGTTPAKAAPHYAKASVQAMRGADFASAIARAEKGLAVGAEGKTSIALRDTLALAYFLTAQYAKCFETAEGMIAEATTTDSGYARSLGNAVASAIFLGKFDVLANLVPKLLAVEPLQDDVAEFARSLYGVFITLVVAGQQDNARIYLDRLQQVTVPYRETELLAAAWADFALIFSAREIDHDAWKGLEHCKTSASRFEAAGAREFLAITNAHLGLSYLQLGLLREADALFDRVLATPDAGNLALTYATYYKSLLLVETGKLEEAFAVAGSLVKSALAASDFVLLWCARLTMAEVFIAQDKLDEADGVLDELGEANAFLPFLRAKFWSLRSEIRRKQGRAADAVVLAADSIASGKAGPRYNYGEDPLQLRHALALHAAGDLDAARRAIREARDDILECAVKVTDESVRRAYLENLGAHKLTLTLAREWLGE; this is encoded by the coding sequence ATGCTTGGGGCGGCGCTTGTCGGCGAACGATTTGAACTTTTGGAAACAGCGGGCAGTGGGGGGATGGGCACGGTGTACCGGGCCATCGATCACGCCACGGGTAGCGTGGTTGCGGTCAAGGTGCTGCGAGATTCGGGGCCGGAGTCGATCAGTCGATTTGCGCAAGAGGCGCGCGTTCTGGGTGAAGTCGAGCATCCGCATGTCGTGCGTTATGTCATGCATGGCATTAGCAGCGCAGGCGAGCCGTTTCTCGTCATGGAATGGCTCGAGGGGCAAAGTTTGGCTGAACGTTTGAAGCAGAAACCGCTGAGCATCGAGGAGACGGTGGATCTCGGGCGGCGGGTGGCGAGTGCCCTCGGAGCGGCACATTCGCGTGGTTATGTGCATCGGGACATCAAGCCCACGAATCTATTTTTGGTGAATGGGGAAGTAGCGCGCGTCAAGCTGCTCGATTTCGGCATTGCGCGTCTCGATCGAGTGACCACGGCATTGACGAAAACGGGGATGCTCATCGGAACGCCTGGATACATGGCGCCCGAGCAGGCGAAGGGCGAGCGTGGGGGAATCGATGCGCGAGCGGATATATTTTCGTTGGGTTGCGTGTTATTCGAATGTTTGACGGGGCAGCCTGCATTTCACGGAATGCATGTGATTGCGCTGCTCGCCAAGCTGCTCATGGAGGAGCCGCCGCGCGTACGCGAGCTGTGTCCCGACGTGCCGCAGCCACTCGACGATTTGATTGGCCGCATGCTATCGAAAGAACCGGAACGACGACCTGCCGATGGTAGCGCGGTATTCACGGCACTCGATCGACTGGGCTCGTGGGATGCAATGGCCATTTCCCACCGGCCAGTTCACCCGGATTCGCTCACGCATGCGGAAAAGCGGCTCGTTTCGGTGGTTGCGGTGGTACCGTCGACGGCGGAGCACGTGGAAGAATCTGGGGTGACATTGGGGAGCATGCCGATTCCGGGAAAATTGCTCGCCGAGGTGCGTCGTGCGGCTCAACCCTTCGGTGCGAAGCTCGAAGAAATTGCCAATGGAATGCTCATTGCGCTGCTCGTCGGAACCGGGCCGGCGACGGACCAGGCGGCGGTGGCTGCGCGTTGCGCATTGCGGATGCGACTGCTGCTGCCGAATTCTCCCATTGTGCTGCTCACGGGGCGCGGAGAAAGCACGGGGCGATTGCCCGTCGGCGAGATATTCGAGAATGCCGTATCGCTGCTCGAAAAGGTGCAGACCGCGGACATCGAAGGGATGATTTGCATCGACGACGTGACACGCGCATTGCTCGATGTGCGTTTCGACGTGGTGGAGGCACATGGCTCCATCGTGTTGCAAGGCGAGCAGGACGTGGGCGCCGAAGCGCGGACGCTTTTGGGCAAGCCGAGTCCTTTTGTCGGGCGCGATCGGGAGCTCAGGAATCTGCTGGAGATCGTGGACGAGGCCATTGACGAGCAGCGGGCTCGCGCAGCATTGGTAACGGCGGAAGCGGGGGGCGGCAAGTCGCGATTGCGGTATGAATTCTTGAAGCGATTGAAAAGCGCCCATCCGGACATGGTCGTTTCCACGGGAAGAGGTGATTCGATTGGTGCCGGGTCGGCATTTGCTTTGCTGGGATCGGCATTTCGGAGCGCGCTGGGAATCACCGCGGACGAACCGCTGGAATGCCGCCGGAACAAGCTCGAATCCGCTGTGCGACCGTATTTGGGGGCGGACGATTCGAAGCGCGTGGTGGGATTTCTGGGTGAAATGATCGGAATTCCTTTCGCCGACGAAAATGACCCTCGCGTACGAGCAGCTCGCCAAAATCCATCGATCATGGCGGATCAAATTCAGTCGGCGTATGTTGATTTGGTTCGCGCGGTCGTCGCGAGCCATCCGGTGTTGGTGGTGCTGGAAGACCTGCATTGGGGCGATGGGCCTTCGATAAAATTGCTCGATGCAGCATTGCGGGAGCTTTCGGACAAACCATTCGTGGTCGTCGCCTTTGCGCGTCCCGAGGTTCGGGATATTTTTCCGCGGCTATGGGCTGGGCGGGAAATGCAATTGATGACGCTGGGCGGATTGCCCAAACGAGGCGCCGAAAGTTTGGTTCGGAGCATGCTGGGCGACGCGGCTGACGCGCAAACCATGGCGACCATCGTCGAACGCGCGGGTGGTAATGCATTTTACTTGGAAGAGCTGATTCGCGCGGTGAATGAAAGTCGCAGACAAACCTTTCCAGAAACCGTGCTGGGAATGGTCGAGACACGGATCTCGGCGATCGATCCCGAAGCGCGTCGAACATTGCGTGCAGCGAGCGTGTTTGGAAAAACGTTTTGGAATGGCGGACTCCACGAGCTCTTGCGCGACCAGCTCGCCGGCGACGCGACAGCGCACATCAAGCAGCTCCTCGACCAAGAATTGATCGTGCGTCGTGGATCGAGCCGGTTTTCAGGGGAAATCGAATACGAGATTCGGCACGCGCTCGTGCGTGAGGGAGCGTATGCGATGCTCACGGATCGCGACCGAGCGCTGGGGCATGAATTGGCAGGTGATTGGCTCGTACACGTCGGCGAGCAGGATCCGATGGTGCTTGCCGAGCACTTCGAGCGAGGGACGACGCCGGCGAAAGCGGCACCGCATTATGCAAAGGCGTCGGTGCAGGCCATGCGGGGCGCAGATTTCGCATCGGCCATTGCACGAGCGGAAAAAGGTCTGGCGGTGGGGGCCGAGGGCAAGACGAGCATTGCGCTGCGAGATACGCTAGCCCTCGCATATTTTCTGACGGCGCAATATGCCAAGTGTTTTGAAACGGCCGAAGGGATGATTGCGGAGGCGACGACGACCGATTCGGGTTACGCGCGATCCCTTGGAAATGCCGTGGCCAGCGCGATTTTCCTGGGCAAATTCGACGTATTGGCGAACCTCGTGCCCAAACTGCTGGCCGTCGAACCTCTGCAGGACGACGTTGCGGAATTTGCGCGATCCTTGTACGGGGTGTTCATCACGCTCGTCGTGGCTGGTCAACAAGACAATGCGCGCATCTATTTGGACCGATTGCAGCAAGTCACCGTGCCTTACCGCGAGACCGAGCTACTTGCCGCTGCGTGGGCGGATTTCGCGCTGATTTTCAGCGCCCGCGAAATCGATCACGATGCTTGGAAAGGGCTCGAGCATTGTAAAACCTCGGCATCTCGGTTCGAGGCTGCTGGCGCGCGTGAATTTTTGGCCATCACGAATGCCCACTTGGGTTTGTCTTACCTGCAGCTTGGTTTGCTCCGCGAAGCCGACGCGCTTTTCGACCGAGTGCTCGCGACGCCCGATGCCGGAAACCTCGCATTGACCTACGCCACGTATTACAAAAGCTTGCTGCTCGTCGAGACAGGAAAGCTCGAGGAAGCGTTCGCCGTCGCCGGATCGCTCGTGAAGAGCGCGCTGGCTGCGAGTGATTTCGTACTGCTATGGTGCGCACGGCTGACGATGGCCGAAGTGTTCATTGCCCAGGACAAACTCGACGAGGCGGACGGAGTGCTCGACGAATTGGGCGAAGCCAATGCTTTTTTACCTTTCTTGCGAGCGAAATTTTGGTCGCTACGATCCGAAATCAGGCGGAAGCAAGGTCGCGCCGCAGACGCCGTGGTTTTGGCGGCCGATTCCATCGCCTCGGGCAAAGCTGGTCCACGTTATAATTATGGCGAAGACCCATTGCAATTGCGCCACGCCTTGGCGCTGCATGCCGCGGGCGACCTCGATGCCGCTCGACGAGCCATTCGAGAAGCGCGGGACGATATCCTCGAGTGTGCCGTGAAAGTCACGGATGAAAGCGTGCGTCGCGCGTATTTGGAAAACCTCGGCGCTCACAAGCTGACGCTGACGCTTGCTCGGGAATGGTTGGGGGAATGA